The Pseudomonas sp. FP198 genomic interval AACACTTCGTTGTCGCGGTAATCGAGCACGTACTTGAAGGTCATCGCCGCCTGCAACAGATAGCCGCCGGTGGTGTGCAGCACGCCCTTGGGTTTGCCGGTGCTGCCGGAGGTGTAGAGGATGAACAGCGGGTCCTCGGCGTCCATCGGTTCGGGTGGGCAGTCGTCGCTCATGTCGTGCATGGCCTGGTGATACCAGACGTCGCGCCCTTCGACCCACTCCACCTCGCCTTGGGTACGCTCCACCACCAGCACGGTGCTGACGTCCGGGCAGCTTTCCAGCGCCTTGTCGACGTTGCGCTTGAGCGGTATGAACCGTCCGCCGCGCACGCCTTCGTCGGCGGTAATGACGGTGCGGCAATCGGCATCGAGAATCCGGTCGCGCAGCGAGTCCGGGGAGAACCCGCCGAATACCACCGAATGCACCGCGCCGATGCGGGTGCAGGCGAGCATGGCGTAGGCCGCTTCCGGGATCATTGGCATGTAGATGCAGACCCGATCGCCTTTTTTCACGCCACGGCTTTTCAGCACGTTGGCCAGGCGGCACACATGGTGGTGAAGTTTCTTGTAGGTGATCTGTGCCGATTCGGCGGGGTTGTCGCCTTCCCAGATGATCGCGATCTGATCGCCGCGCGTGTCCAGGTGACGGTCGATGCAGTTGGCGCTGACGTTCAGCTTGCCACCGGCGAACCAGCTCGCTTCGCCGCTTTTCAAATCGTAGCGCTGGACGGTCTGCCAGGGCGTCATCCAGTCAAGAAAACGCGTGGCCTGCTCGGCCCAGAAGGCGCTGGGGTGCTCGATGGATTCTTTATAGAGCCGCTTGTACTCGTCCTGACTCAATTGCGCAGCCCGGCGGACGGCATCGGCGTGGGGGTACTGGCTGATATCGAACATGACGGTTCCTTATTCTTGTTTTGCGACAAGACATAAAGATGCGCCGAGTAACTGGAGGGTTCAAGTCATGTGCAAAACAACTGTGGGAGCGAGCCTGCTCGCGAAGGCGATGGACCAGTTAACACGGAGGTCGACTGAAACACCGCCTTCGCGAGCAGGCTCGCTCCCACAGGGTTAGCGCAAACTTCGGATCAGCCGCGATGACGTCCGCGGAAGTAGCTGATCAGGCCTTGGGTCGAAGCATCTTCGGCCGGGCTTTCTTCGCTGCCCACCAGGCGGTTGTAGACGCCTTTGCCCAGTTCCTTGCCCAGCTCCACGCCCCATTGGTCGAAGGCGTTGATGCCCCAGACCACGCTTTGCACGAATACCTTGTGCTCATACAGCGCAACCAGTGCACCGAGGCGGCGCGGGCTGATGCGTTCGACCACCAGGGTGTTGCTCGGGCGGTTGCCCGGGATCACCTTGTGGGGGGCGAGCTTCTGCACTTCTTCTTCGCTGGCGCCTTTATCGCGCAACTCGGCCTCGGCCTCGCTGCGAGTCTTGCCGAGCATCAGCGCCTGGCTCTGGGACAGGCAGTTGGCGTACAGCCACTGGTGATGGTCGGCAACCGGGTTGAAGCTGACGATCGGCACGATGAAATCGGCCGGGATCAGTTGGGTGCCCTGGTGCAGCAATTGATGGTAGGCGTGCTGACCGTTGGCGCCGACGCCACCCCAGATCACTGGCCCCGTATCGGTGGATACCGGCGTGCCATCCTGGCGGACGCTCTTGCCGTTGGATTCCATGTCCAGTTGCTGGAGGTGCTTGGTGATGTTGCGCAGGTAGTGGTCGTACGGCAGGATCGCGTGGCTTTGCGCACCCCAGAAATTGCCGTACCACACGCCAAGCAGCGCCAGCAGCACCGGCATGTTCTGGTCGAACGGCGCGCTCTGGAAATGCTGGTCCATGGAATAGGCGCCGGACAGCAGCTCCTTGAAGTTCGACATGCCGATGGCCAGGGCGATCGGCAGGCCGATGGCCGACCACAGCGAGTAACGGCCGCCGACCCAGTCCCACATCGGGAAGATGTTTTCTTCACGGATGCCGAAGGCCACCGCTGCGGCGTTGTTGCTCGATACCGCGATGAAGTGGCGATAGAGCTCCGCTTCCGAGCCACCCTGGGCCAGGTACCAGGCACGCGCGGCCTCGGCATTCTTCAGGGTTTCGAGGGTATTGAAGGATTTCGACGAGACAATGAACAACGTGGTCTCGGCGCGCAGCTTCTGGGCCAGCTCGTGGAACTCACTGCCGTCGATGTTCGCCAGGTAGTGACAGCGCACGCCTTTATGCGTGTAGGACAACAGCGCTTCGGACACCAGCTGCGGGCCGAGGAATGAACCACCGATGCCGATGTTCACCACGTCGGTGATCGGTTTTTCGGTGTAGCCGCGCCACAGGCCATCGTGGATGCGACCGACCAGATCGGTGATCTGGTTCAGCACTTTGTGCACATCGGGCATCACGTTGACGCCGTTGACCAGCAATTTGTCGCCGACCGGGCGACGCAGCGCTGTGTGCAGGGCCGGGCGGTTCTCCGAGGCGTTGACGATTTCGCCTTCGAACAGCGCCTCGATCGCGCCCTTGAGGTCGACTTCGTTGGCCAGGTTGACCAACAGGTCGCGGGTCTGTGCGTTGATCAGGTTCTTCGAATAGTCGAGAAACAGGCCGCAGCTCGACAGGGTGAATTGATTGAAACGCTGCGGATCGGCATTGAACGCTTCGCGCATGCTGAAATCCTGCATGGCTTTGCGGTGGTCATTCAGCGCTTGCCAGGCGGGCAGAGCGGTCACGTCATGAGGAGTTCGGTAATACGCCATCGCTGCGGGTTTCCTTTTACTTTGAACGGCCTTTTTAACACTGAAAATTCCGGCGCAGCCCGAGAAGGGCGTCCGGACAACTGCGTCGACACGATCGCCAGACGCAGGGCGACTACAGTAAACCTCGCGTTGCGATCTGTCTTGACTTTGTCTGACAGTTTCCCGGTACTTTTTTATACAACAGCGGGTGACAGGGGTCGACAGGCGGAACGCAGATTCCCCTGTGGGAGCGAGCCTGCTCGCGAAAGCGCTCTGGCCGATACGTTGGGAGTGACTGACACACCGCCTTCGCGAGCAGGCTCGCTCCCACAGAAGAGGAGCGTGGGAGTCGTGGGATTCGGTCAGGCCACCTGGACCGGAATGGCGTTGCTGGTGTGGCTCAGTTCGTTGCCCGGCGCCATGTAGAGCATGCGCGGCTTGAAGTTGAGCAGTTCGGCTTCGCTGTAATGGGCATAAGCGCAGATGATGACGCGGTCTCCGACCTTGGCCTTGTGCGCCGCAGCGCCGTTGACCGAGATCATCCGCGAGCCTTCTTCGCCACGGATGGCGTAGGTGGTGAAGCGCTCGCCGTTGTCGACGTTGTAGATCTGGATCTGTTCGTATTCGCGGATGCCCGACAGGTCCAGCCACTCACCGTCAATGGCACAGGAGCCTTCGTAGTCGAGCACGGCGTGAGTGACTTCGGCGCGGTGCAGCTTGGCCTTGAGCATGATGGCGTGCATGAGTGTTTCCTCTGGTCGGGTCCAAACGGCGGGCAGTTTGCCCGAAGGGTTGGGGGGCGGCAATACGCGGAGAACTGCAAATACAGTCTGTCAGGCACCCCATACTCCTGTGGGAGCGAGCCTGCTCGCGAAGGCGGTGTATCAGTCGACGCCTGCGCCAACTGACCCGCCGTTTTCGCGAGCAGGCTCGCTCCCACAGGGGCGCTGAGGTGTTCAGGCGGGCGTGTCGAGTTCCAGGTGCAGGTTGTCGATCAGGCGCGTGGTGCCCAGGAAGGCGGCAACCAGAATCACCAGGTCGCGATCCTCGCTCACAGCCGGGCGCAAGGTCCTGGCGTCACGGATTTCCAGGTAATCGGGACGCAGGCCGGCGGATTCGAGCTGTTTGAGCTGCTCGCCGATCAGCGCCGGGAAATCCCGTTGCCCTTGCTTGATGGCTTCGCCGATCTGGCTCAGGGCACGGTAGACCACGGGCGCCACGGCGCGCTGCTCGGGGCTGAGAAAACCATTACGCGAAGACAGCGCCAAGCCATCCTCGGCGCGCACGGTCGGCTCGCCGATGATCTGGATCGGCATATTCAGGTCATGCACCAGCGCGCGGATCACCGCCAGTTGTTGGAAATCCTTCTGGCCGAACACCGCCAGATCCGGCTGGACCATGTTGAAAAGCTTGCTGACCACGGTAGCCACGCCTTCGAAATGCCCCGGACGGCTGGCGCCACACAAGCCTTCGGACAACTGCGGGACGCTGACGCGGGTCTGCCCGGCCATGCCATCGGGATACATCTCCTCCACGCTGGGCGCGAACAGCAGATGGCAGCCGGCCTGGAGCAGTTTCTCCTGGTCGGCCGCGAGGGTGCGCGGATATTTGTCGAGGTCTTCGCCAGCGCCGAATTGCAGAGGATTGACGAAAATACTCGCCACGACAAAATCGGCCCGCTGCGCCGCCTTGGTCACCAGCGCCATGTGCCCGCTGTGCAGGTTGCCCATGGTCGGGACAAAGGCGATACGTTTGCCTTCGCCGCGGGCACGGGCCACGGCGGCGCGGAGTTCGCGTACGGTCTTGACGGTGTTCATGCGGAAAATCCGTGCTCGGCGCCAGGGAAGGTCGTCGCCTTCACTTCAGCGACATAGGCGGACAAGGCTGCCTGGATAGTGGTTTGCCCGGCCATGAAGTTTTTCACGAACTTGGGTACGCGGCCGGTAATCGACAGCCCAAGCATGTCGTGGAGCACCAGTACCTGGCCGTCGGTAGCGTTACCGGCACCGATGCCGATCACCGGGATTTTTACCGCTTGAGTGATTTCCTGCGCCAGCTCGCTGGGTACGCATTCGAGCAGCAACATGGCGGCACCGGCCTGTTCCAGCGCAATCGCATCGGCACGCATCTGCCGCGCCTGGTTTTCGTTGCGGCCCTGGACCTTGTAGCCACCGAGGATATTAACCGCCTGGGGCGTCAGGCCCAGGTGTGCGCACACCGGGATACCGCGCTCGGCCAGCAGGCGGATCGAGTCGGCCAGCCACAACGCGCCTTCGACCTTGATCATGTGGGCACCGGCCTGCATCAGCATGGCGCTGTTGGTCATGGTTTGTTCCAGGGTGGCGTAGGCCATGAACGGCAGGTCGGCGAGGATCAGCGCGTCGGTGTTACCGCGTTTGACGGCGGCTACATGGTAGGCCATCTCGGCGGTGGTCACCGGCAGCGTGCTGTCGTGACCTTGCAGCACCATGCCGAGGGAATCGCCCACCAGCAGCACTTCGACACCGGCCTCGTTGCAGGCATGGGCGAAGGTTGCGTCATAGCAGGTCAGCATGGTGATTTTTTCACCTTTCTGCTTGAGACCTTGCAGCGTGGTCAGGGTAATAGCTGGCATGAAAAAGTCCTCATTAGGCGCTCGAATACAGGCGCACCTTCTATGCGTGGTGCTTGTAAGGCCTGGATTACGCCCATTAGCGCCGCGTTGGCGGCGACGGGACGCCTATAGTCGTGAGGAGCAACCGGGAAGTCAATTGGATGTGTTACCGGTGGGTGTTACCGAGGTTACTGATGCGTTTCAGCGCAGAGGCGTGTTTAAAACCTGACTGCCTGGTCCCGGATTTTTGTGGGAGCGAGCCTGCTCGCGAAGCGGTGTGTCAGTGGATATGTGGATAACTGATCCATCGCCTTCGCGAGCAGGCTCGCTCCCACAGGAGATTGGTGTCAGTTAGCAGGCAAGCGTTCCAGGCCGACAAAGGGGCACGCCGCGAGGAGGTCCTTGAGCAAGCGCCCATCGGCCAGGCGCAGGTCGGCGGGCGCGAGCTCGGCCAACGGATACAGGACAAAGGCCCGGGCGTGCATATGGTAATGAGGGACTCTGAGGCGCGGCTCGTCGATCAGGCGATCACCGAACAGCAGAATATCCAGGTCCAGGGTGCGCGGGCCCCAGCGCTCGAGGCGCTCGCGACCCTGGCCGGTTTCGATGGCCTGTAGTGCATCGAGCAAGTCCAGCGGCGCGAGGTCGCTGTCCAGCGCCGCAACGGCATTGGTATAGCGCGGCTGGCCGGGGAGCAGCGAGTCGCTTTGATAAAACGCCGAAACGCCGGCCAGTCGCGTCTCGGGCAATCGCGCCAGCGCCTCGCTGGCGCTGCGCAATTGTTCGGCGGGTTCGGCCAGGTTGCTGCCCATGCCGATGTAGATGCGTTCCACCGATTATTCGTCCGAGGCGCTTGGTACACCGGTGCGTTTGCGCTTGGCGCCACTGCTGCGGCGACGTTTGCGCGGGCCGCTGGCGCCGTCATCCTTGCCATTCAGTTCGCGAATCATGTCGCGGCGCTCGCTGTCGTTGGCGTCCTGGTAATCGGTCCACCATTCGCCCAGGCCATCGGTCTGTTCGCCGGCGCTTTCGCGCAGCAGCAGGAAATCGTAACCGGCACGGAAACGCGGATTGTCCAGCAGCAGGTCGGCGCGTTTGCCGCTACGCCGCGGCAGGCGCTCTTGCATGTCCCAGATCTCGCGGATCGGCATCGTGAAGCGTTTGGGAATGGCGATGCGCTGGCATTGCTCGGCGATCAGTTCGTGGGCAGCTTCCTGCATCGCCGGAATCGGCGGCATGCCGCGTTCCTGCAAACGCAGGACTCGGGCGGGCAGGGCGGGCCAGAGCAAGGCGGCGAACAGGAACGCCGGGGTCACCGGTTTGTTCTGCTTGATGCGCAGGTCGGTGTTGACCAGCGCTTCGCTGATCAAGGTGTGGGTGTAGGTCGGGTTGTATTCCAGCGCCTCGGCACTGGCGGGGAACAGCGGGTCGAACAACTGCAGGTCGACGAGCATTTCGAAGGTGTCTGCGGCGTTGCCCGACAGGAACAACTTGAGCACTTCTTCGAACAGGCGCGCCGACGGGATTTCTCTCAGCATCGGCGCCAGTTCGCGAATCGGCATGGCGCTGTGCTTTTCAATGCCGAAATCCAGCTTGGCGGCGAAACGCACGGCTCGCAGCATCCGCACCGGGTCTTCCTGGTAACGCTGCCTTGGGTCGCCGATCAGGCGGATAAGCCGGTTGCGGATGTCGTGAACGCCGTTGGCGTAATCGAGGATGCGTTCGCTGACCGGATCGTAATACAGCGCGTTGATGGTGAAGTCGCGGCGCTGCGCGTCTTCTTCCAATGTGCCGTAGACGTTATCGCGCAGGATGCGCCCGCTCTCGTTGCGCGAAGACTGGTTGCTGTCTTCGTCTTCATCGTTTTGCGGGTGGTTGGCGCGGAACGTCGCGACCTCGATGATTTCGCGGCCGAAGTGGATGTGCACGAGCTTGAAGCGCCGCCCGATGATCCGCGCATTGCGGAACTCGGCTCGTATCTGCTCAGGCGTGGCACTGGTGGCGACGTCGAAATCCTTGGGCGTGATATTGAGCAGCATGTCGCGCACGCAACCACCGACCAGGTAAGCCTGGTAGCCGGCGTTCTGCAGGCGTTCGACGATGTTCACCGCGTAACGGCTGAATTGGGCCTTTTGCAACGAGTGCTGGCCGCTGTTGAGCACTTCAGGCGTGCTGCGAATGTGTTGCGTACGACGCAAGGGAGAACGGAATGACTGGAACAGCTTCTTCAGCATGGGATGCACTGTTTGAAGGAATATTCGGCCAAAAACGAGGAATGACCGCATGATGGGCGGGGATTCTAGCATTTAGTCGAGGGATGGTGTAGGACACAGGAGTTTTGAGCTGCAAGCTTTAGGCGACAAGCTTGTAGGCTGCGGGGAAGGCGGAATCACAGAAACCACAAGGGGAGCCGAAGCTCCCCCAGAATTAGTTGCGCTATTTTTATTATTGGTTTCGGGCTTCTTGTTTTTGTTGAGTGCCCGCGCCACGAGGTTTCCCTTCGTGACCCTCCCAATCGGGAGCCAAGAGCAAACGGATTGCTTTGGTCGCTGTGTTGCAGTGATCAATCGATCCAACCAGTTCAGGCACCTGTCTTGAGACAGTTTTATTGTTCTCGGCCTGGTCGTGGGGCAAGCCCCAATTACAACGCCTCTCCAAAAGAATCAGTTAGCTGCGCCTCTCGCCGTCTTGTTTTTATTGTGCGTGAGTCGATTCGTCTTATTTTTATTGTCTTGTGCATTGCTTGTTATTGTTCTTGTACCAAAGCTATAGCAGGGTGCGTGCCAACTTTTGGCAGGCCCAGCGAAACCGGGGGTTCTATGGTTAAAGCGGTTTTTTCGAGGCGAAAAAAAGCCGGGGTTTCGTTACCGTAAGCCCCGGCATCTGTTACGTGAAAAAGCTGAGGTAACAGTTTTTTCACATCCTGCAGTGTTACCTGCGTGTTTCAGCTCTCGCTGGCGACGCCAGTCTTGCGTCGTGGGATACCCAGGCGCTGGCGGCGCTCCCACAGGCACTTGCGGCTCACGCCCAGCTTGCGCGCCAGTTCCGTCTCGGTCATGTGGTCCTGGTGCTCCAGGACGAAGTGCTGGAAGTAGTCCTCCAGCGACAGGTCTTCGGTGGGCTCGTGGCTGGTGTTGTTGGCGCCGCCGCCCTGTTGAGGGGCCAGGCCGATGAACTCTTCATCGTCCAGGTCACTCAATTCGATGTCGATCCCCAGCAGGTCGGCGGAAATTTCCGGGCTCTCGCACAGGATCACCGCGCGCTCCACGGCGTTTTCCAGCTCACGGACGTTACCCGGCCAGGCGTAATGACGAATGGCTTGTTCGGCGTCGGGGGCAAACTTCAGGTCGGTGCGGTTGACCCGCGCGCTCTGGCGGGCGAGGAAGGCATTGGCAATCTCGTTGACGTCCGCGCCGCGCTCGCGCAGTGGCGGCAGCTTCAGGGCAATCACGTGCAGACGGTAATACAGGTCTTCACGGAACTGACCGATTTTCGCCAGGCTCTTGAGGTCGCGGTGCGTCGCGGCGATCAGGCGCACATCGACCTTTTGCGACTGGACCGAACCGACTCGACGAATCTCGCCTTCCTGGAGGACGCGTAACAGCCGCGCCTGGGCTTCCAGGGGCAGCTCGCCGATTTCGTCAAGAAACAGCGTGCCTCCGTCCGCCGCCTCGACCAGGCCCGCACGCCCTGCACTGGCGCCGGTGAAGGCGCCTTTCTCATGGCCGAACAGCTCGGACTCGATCAGGCTCTCCGGGATGGCCGCACAGTTCACCGAAATCATCGGCGCCTTGGCTCGGCGGGACAGGTTATGCAGCGCCCGAGCCACCAGCTCCTTGCCGGTGCCGGACTCGCCCTGGATCAGGACGTTGGAATCGGTCGGCGCCACTTTGCGGATCTTGCTGTAAAGGTCCTGCATGGGTGGGCAGGAGCCGATGATGCCGATTTCGCCGTTGCTGTTGCTGGCGCCCGCCTTGCCTGGAGCAGTGGCCTTGCCGTTCGTCGGTTCCGAAGGCTGGCTGCTCGCCGTTTGTCGGTCACGCAGGATTCGAGCGACGGCCTGGAGCATTTCGTCGTGGTCGAACGGCTTGGCGATGTAGTCGACCGCACCCATTTTCATGGAGTCGACCGCCGAGCGCAGGCTGGCATAACTGGTCATGATCAGCACAGGCGTGCCCTGGCCGAGCTTGATCAACTCGGTCCCCGGGGCACCAGGCAGGCGCAGGTCACTGACGATCAGGTCAAACGTTGGAATGCTGAAACGCTCTTGTGCTTCCTGCACGGAA includes:
- the pgi gene encoding glucose-6-phosphate isomerase; this translates as MAYYRTPHDVTALPAWQALNDHRKAMQDFSMREAFNADPQRFNQFTLSSCGLFLDYSKNLINAQTRDLLVNLANEVDLKGAIEALFEGEIVNASENRPALHTALRRPVGDKLLVNGVNVMPDVHKVLNQITDLVGRIHDGLWRGYTEKPITDVVNIGIGGSFLGPQLVSEALLSYTHKGVRCHYLANIDGSEFHELAQKLRAETTLFIVSSKSFNTLETLKNAEAARAWYLAQGGSEAELYRHFIAVSSNNAAAVAFGIREENIFPMWDWVGGRYSLWSAIGLPIALAIGMSNFKELLSGAYSMDQHFQSAPFDQNMPVLLALLGVWYGNFWGAQSHAILPYDHYLRNITKHLQQLDMESNGKSVRQDGTPVSTDTGPVIWGGVGANGQHAYHQLLHQGTQLIPADFIVPIVSFNPVADHHQWLYANCLSQSQALMLGKTRSEAEAELRDKGASEEEVQKLAPHKVIPGNRPSNTLVVERISPRRLGALVALYEHKVFVQSVVWGINAFDQWGVELGKELGKGVYNRLVGSEESPAEDASTQGLISYFRGRHRG
- the panD gene encoding aspartate 1-decarboxylase; the encoded protein is MHAIMLKAKLHRAEVTHAVLDYEGSCAIDGEWLDLSGIREYEQIQIYNVDNGERFTTYAIRGEEGSRMISVNGAAAHKAKVGDRVIICAYAHYSEAELLNFKPRMLYMAPGNELSHTSNAIPVQVA
- the panC gene encoding pantoate--beta-alanine ligase translates to MNTVKTVRELRAAVARARGEGKRIAFVPTMGNLHSGHMALVTKAAQRADFVVASIFVNPLQFGAGEDLDKYPRTLAADQEKLLQAGCHLLFAPSVEEMYPDGMAGQTRVSVPQLSEGLCGASRPGHFEGVATVVSKLFNMVQPDLAVFGQKDFQQLAVIRALVHDLNMPIQIIGEPTVRAEDGLALSSRNGFLSPEQRAVAPVVYRALSQIGEAIKQGQRDFPALIGEQLKQLESAGLRPDYLEIRDARTLRPAVSEDRDLVILVAAFLGTTRLIDNLHLELDTPA
- the panB gene encoding 3-methyl-2-oxobutanoate hydroxymethyltransferase produces the protein MPAITLTTLQGLKQKGEKITMLTCYDATFAHACNEAGVEVLLVGDSLGMVLQGHDSTLPVTTAEMAYHVAAVKRGNTDALILADLPFMAYATLEQTMTNSAMLMQAGAHMIKVEGALWLADSIRLLAERGIPVCAHLGLTPQAVNILGGYKVQGRNENQARQMRADAIALEQAGAAMLLLECVPSELAQEITQAVKIPVIGIGAGNATDGQVLVLHDMLGLSITGRVPKFVKNFMAGQTTIQAALSAYVAEVKATTFPGAEHGFSA
- the folK gene encoding 2-amino-4-hydroxy-6-hydroxymethyldihydropteridine diphosphokinase; protein product: MERIYIGMGSNLAEPAEQLRSASEALARLPETRLAGVSAFYQSDSLLPGQPRYTNAVAALDSDLAPLDLLDALQAIETGQGRERLERWGPRTLDLDILLFGDRLIDEPRLRVPHYHMHARAFVLYPLAELAPADLRLADGRLLKDLLAACPFVGLERLPAN
- a CDS encoding polynucleotide adenylyltransferase PcnB yields the protein MLKKLFQSFRSPLRRTQHIRSTPEVLNSGQHSLQKAQFSRYAVNIVERLQNAGYQAYLVGGCVRDMLLNITPKDFDVATSATPEQIRAEFRNARIIGRRFKLVHIHFGREIIEVATFRANHPQNDEDEDSNQSSRNESGRILRDNVYGTLEEDAQRRDFTINALYYDPVSERILDYANGVHDIRNRLIRLIGDPRQRYQEDPVRMLRAVRFAAKLDFGIEKHSAMPIRELAPMLREIPSARLFEEVLKLFLSGNAADTFEMLVDLQLFDPLFPASAEALEYNPTYTHTLISEALVNTDLRIKQNKPVTPAFLFAALLWPALPARVLRLQERGMPPIPAMQEAAHELIAEQCQRIAIPKRFTMPIREIWDMQERLPRRSGKRADLLLDNPRFRAGYDFLLLRESAGEQTDGLGEWWTDYQDANDSERRDMIRELNGKDDGASGPRKRRRSSGAKRKRTGVPSASDE
- a CDS encoding sigma-54 dependent transcriptional regulator is translated as MPHILIVEDETIIRSALRRLLERNQYQVSEAGSVQEAQERFSIPTFDLIVSDLRLPGAPGTELIKLGQGTPVLIMTSYASLRSAVDSMKMGAVDYIAKPFDHDEMLQAVARILRDRQTASSQPSEPTNGKATAPGKAGASNSNGEIGIIGSCPPMQDLYSKIRKVAPTDSNVLIQGESGTGKELVARALHNLSRRAKAPMISVNCAAIPESLIESELFGHEKGAFTGASAGRAGLVEAADGGTLFLDEIGELPLEAQARLLRVLQEGEIRRVGSVQSQKVDVRLIAATHRDLKSLAKIGQFREDLYYRLHVIALKLPPLRERGADVNEIANAFLARQSARVNRTDLKFAPDAEQAIRHYAWPGNVRELENAVERAVILCESPEISADLLGIDIELSDLDDEEFIGLAPQQGGGANNTSHEPTEDLSLEDYFQHFVLEHQDHMTETELARKLGVSRKCLWERRQRLGIPRRKTGVASES